ATGAATGACCGCCCTTTTCCAAAACAGCTTCAGCAGAATAAATAAAGCCATCCTCTATCTCGCAGCTTCCAAATACACTGCTGAAATGCCTGCCCATCAGCTTATCGGCACTGCTGTTTAGGAATTTTTCCGCTGCCCTGTTAGCTTTAACGATATTGAGATTTTCATCATAAACTATAATAAGGCTCTGAGAGGAATTGAAAGTAGCCTGCCATCTCCTCACTGAAGTGAGGATTTCAGCATTAGCCTCATTGAGCTCTTTTGTCCTTTCAATAACCCTTTCCTCAAGGTGCTTCCTTGCCTTGCCCAGCTCAGATTCATTCTGCACGATCTGCATTTCCATAGAGCTGAATTCCCTTGCCAAAAGCTCAAGCTCTCTTATCTTAGACCCAATCTGCTCAGGTCTGAAAGACTTTCGGTGCTTTGCAAAATCAGCAGCAGCCTGCCGGAAGACCTCAAGAGGCCTTGCAAAGAATTTATTCCCAAAATACATTCCTATCATCACGTTAACGGCAACAAAGGCCAACAAAATCAACAGGAGTTTTACTGTGAGCAAAGCTACCGCTTCAGCGCTTTGGCTTCTGCTATGAGAATATTCAAATTTAAGCCCGAGATCTGCATTCTTTCTCATATGCTCAACGGAACTGCCCCTTGTGCCTATTTGCAGGATAAGATTACTGCCGGAATAGACAGCAAGATGCGAGCCGGAAAGAAGACTCTTTAAAGAAGACTGCTCAACAATCTCGTCCACGGGAATCTCGAGTACCAAGAACCCCTGCACAGTCCCTTTATAATCTACTGGCGAGACAACCCTGAAGAAGAAATTCCTGCCCTGCCGGCTTACAGAAGAAAACTTTTCAATTTCTCCTTCTGCCAGCCTCTGCATCCATTGCTGCGAGGAATAATCGAATAAGGGGTTTTCTTTAGTGCTTTTAATTCTGCTTCCGAAACAGTCTAAAAGGGTTAGCTGGTATTTCCTGCCGAAGAAAGAAAGCGTTTTCATAAAATCCCCTACGCTTGAGAGATTTGATTTCGGCTGCATAACTGCCTGAGTGATAAGCGGAAAATCAGCGTAGTCTTTGAGAATCATATAATGATTATCGATGAATCTATTGAAGATATCATCTGCGGCAAGGGTTTTCTCCCTGCAAGCCCTTTGATCAAGGCTTTTCACCACAGTGTTTGCACCCAAGACAACAAAAAAACACACCACGAGGCCTGTAAGAACAGTAATTGTAAGGATAAAATTCCTTACAGCTTTAGATACAGGGATCAGTTCCGCTGCTTTCTTTGCCCCTTGAATACCATTTCGTTTGTTCTTCATTTCACGTACATCGATTCAAAAACTATTGCATTGTCTCTGCGGTAATGCGCCATAACGTAATCTTCTGCATTCAATGCTTCGTGGGCATCAGGATTATTTTCGGTAAATTCGCTAAAAGGTTTGTTATAAACTTTTATAAGCCCTTCCACCGGTCTATCCAGATTTTCCAGAGCACTTCTCACAGCGGCTCTGTCTATGATTATATCGCCCGTAAGTCCTGCATTTTCTGCGGCTCTTATCAGGATTTTTGTGAGGTCGTAGGCGTGTATAAATCCTGCGGGGGCTTTAATATCTACCGGTTCTTTGATTTTTTTGGGATACAAAGATTTGGCTAACGAGAAAACCCTCCTGCTCAATTCGGTTTGGGGGCTTGAGATAAATGAGAAATTTGTCTGAATGAAGCTGAGCTTAATTTTTTCCCTCATCTGCGCATCTATCTCCTGAGGAAAATCTCCCCCTGTAATGCCCCAGTGGCTGCATATTGGAAGCCTTTTTCCCTCGGGAAGAGAGGCCATTGCCCGTGCGATGGTTTTCCCTTCAGGTGCGTTTGCCACTAGAAAAACGACATCCGCCCCGCTGGTACAAATATCCCTAAGTATTATTTTCGCCCCGTTTTCAGTGAGGTTCCAGTTGAACATTTTTATAACAGCTGGAGAGCCGAATCCAAAATCCCTAATGGCTTTCGTAAGAGATTTCCTGTTCGATTCCCCCCAACCGGTTTGCTCAAGAAGAAGTGCGGGATTCTGATATTCTTTTTTGTTCATCGCATAATCTACGATCACTCCGCCGGCCTTGGAATCATCAATTGAAAGCCGGAAGATCCAATTCTCGGGAGACGGATATCGGGTAATTGGTGCGGCAGCTGCCCATGGATCTAAAACTA
This window of the Sedimentisphaera salicampi genome carries:
- a CDS encoding ABC transporter substrate-binding protein, with product MTLLAESGASIKRGIETALAEAGNKIDGRRVEIVVKDHQGNTVRSRRHMEEYLKDPRALAVFSGLHSPPLLANRDFINENGILVLDPWAAAAPITRYPSPENWIFRLSIDDSKAGGVIVDYAMNKKEYQNPALLLEQTGWGESNRKSLTKAIRDFGFGSPAVIKMFNWNLTENGAKIILRDICTSGADVVFLVANAPEGKTIARAMASLPEGKRLPICSHWGITGGDFPQEIDAQMREKIKLSFIQTNFSFISSPQTELSRRVFSLAKSLYPKKIKEPVDIKAPAGFIHAYDLTKILIRAAENAGLTGDIIIDRAAVRSALENLDRPVEGLIKVYNKPFSEFTENNPDAHEALNAEDYVMAHYRRDNAIVFESMYVK